One Sphingopyxis macrogoltabida genomic region harbors:
- a CDS encoding N-succinylarginine dihydrolase: MTTEINFDGIIGPTHNYAGLSRGNIASASNAGDVSQPRAAALQGIDKMRHNLALGLPQGFFVPLDRPDAAWLETLATTLDAAEPHLRAQAWSASSMWAANAATVSPAADSSDGKCHLTVANLVTMPHRSHEWQGTLAQLRVAFANPAFAVHAPVPAPFGDEGAANHMRLCDGHASAGVEIFVYGLSGGRFPARQHLDASKAIARRHRLDPARTLFIRQSDTAIQGGAFHNDVVAVANERVLFTHETAFEDREDAHAQIRAAFPEVEIVEVPANAVSLPDAIKSYLFNAQLVSLPGGAGMGLVLPTEARETPSVWNWLEAHVAGNGPIRKLFPVDVRQSMANGGGPACLRLRVVADPGAVDPRFIADETKLDRIADVIAGHWPEAISAADLGSPGLAADVRRARAALLETLGLNELA, encoded by the coding sequence ATGACGACCGAAATCAATTTCGACGGCATCATCGGCCCGACGCATAATTATGCCGGCCTGAGCCGCGGCAATATCGCGTCGGCCAGCAATGCCGGCGATGTGTCGCAGCCGCGCGCGGCGGCGCTGCAGGGCATCGACAAGATGCGCCACAACCTCGCGCTCGGGCTGCCGCAGGGCTTTTTCGTCCCGCTCGATCGCCCCGACGCGGCCTGGCTCGAAACGCTCGCGACCACGCTCGACGCCGCCGAGCCGCACCTGCGTGCACAGGCGTGGTCGGCATCGTCGATGTGGGCGGCGAACGCCGCGACCGTCTCGCCCGCCGCGGACAGCAGCGACGGCAAATGCCATCTGACCGTCGCCAATCTCGTCACCATGCCGCATCGCAGCCACGAATGGCAGGGCACGCTGGCGCAGCTTCGCGTCGCCTTCGCAAACCCCGCCTTCGCGGTTCACGCGCCCGTTCCCGCTCCCTTCGGTGATGAGGGCGCCGCGAACCACATGCGGCTTTGCGACGGGCACGCGTCGGCGGGGGTCGAGATTTTCGTCTATGGGTTAAGCGGCGGACGCTTTCCGGCGCGCCAGCATCTCGACGCCTCGAAAGCGATTGCGCGGCGGCACCGGCTCGATCCGGCGCGGACTTTGTTCATCCGCCAGTCGGACACGGCGATCCAGGGCGGCGCCTTCCACAACGACGTCGTCGCGGTCGCGAACGAACGCGTCCTCTTCACCCACGAAACCGCGTTCGAGGATCGCGAAGACGCGCATGCGCAGATCCGCGCCGCCTTTCCCGAGGTCGAAATCGTTGAGGTCCCGGCGAATGCCGTGAGCCTGCCCGACGCGATCAAATCCTATCTGTTCAATGCGCAGCTCGTGAGCCTGCCGGGTGGTGCAGGCATGGGGCTGGTGCTGCCGACCGAAGCGCGCGAAACGCCGTCAGTGTGGAATTGGCTGGAGGCGCATGTCGCGGGCAACGGGCCGATCCGCAAGCTGTTCCCGGTCGACGTCCGCCAGTCGATGGCGAACGGCGGCGGTCCCGCCTGCCTGCGACTGCGCGTCGTCGCCGATCCGGGGGCGGTCGATCCGCGCTTCATCGCCGACGAGACGAAGCTCGACCGGATCGCCGACGTCATCGCGGGCCATTGGCCCGAAGCGATTTCCGCCGCCGACCTTGGCTCACCGGGCCTCGCCGCCGACGTGCGCCGCGCGCGGGCCGCGTTGCTGGAGACGCTGGGGCTGAACGAACTGGCGTGA
- a CDS encoding metal/formaldehyde-sensitive transcriptional repressor: protein MGHTSTNPELLARVHRIAGQVGAVEKAIVAGEPCATVLHRVAAVRGAVNGLLDEVIAEHLESHVAAPGLAAAERKAGADELLAVIRRYSK, encoded by the coding sequence ATGGGTCACACATCCACAAATCCCGAACTGCTTGCCCGCGTCCACCGCATCGCCGGCCAGGTCGGTGCGGTCGAGAAGGCGATCGTCGCGGGCGAACCCTGCGCCACGGTCCTGCACCGCGTCGCCGCGGTGCGCGGGGCGGTGAATGGTCTGCTCGACGAGGTGATCGCCGAACATCTCGAGTCGCATGTTGCGGCACCGGGTCTCGCTGCTGCGGAGCGCAAGGCGGGGGCCGACGAATTGCTGGCGGTCATCCGCCGTTATTCCAAATAG
- the dmeF gene encoding CDF family Co(II)/Ni(II) efflux transporter DmeF: MSTTESSATQPLHDFLGSAHDENAQRTLWVVALTAVMMVGEIAAGYWTGSMALLADGFHMATHAGALGLAALAYRYAKRHRHDPRFSFGTGKVGDLTAFASAVILGIFSVGIAFESILRLVDPVRVDFASATLVAVLGLAVNIVSALLLMAGHHHGHDHDHAHGHSHGHDNNLRSAYFHVLADALTSVLAIAALLAGRYLGLGWMDPAMGIVGALVIARWSWGLMRDTAAILLDETDDRLAAELRSRIAAIDGLRVADLHVWRVGPEARAAILEVEGALSAAEVRTRLGDLGPIAHLTIAVR; encoded by the coding sequence ATGTCGACGACCGAATCTTCGGCGACGCAGCCGCTGCACGACTTCCTCGGCTCCGCACACGACGAAAATGCCCAGCGCACCCTGTGGGTAGTCGCGCTGACCGCGGTGATGATGGTCGGCGAGATTGCGGCCGGTTACTGGACCGGCTCGATGGCGCTGCTGGCCGACGGTTTCCATATGGCGACCCACGCCGGCGCGCTCGGGCTCGCGGCGCTCGCCTATCGCTATGCCAAACGGCACCGGCACGATCCGCGGTTCAGCTTCGGGACGGGCAAGGTCGGCGACCTTACCGCCTTTGCCTCGGCGGTGATTCTCGGCATCTTCTCGGTCGGGATCGCCTTTGAATCGATCCTGCGGCTGGTCGATCCGGTGCGCGTCGATTTTGCGAGCGCGACGCTGGTCGCGGTGCTCGGGCTTGCGGTCAACATCGTCAGCGCGCTGCTGCTGATGGCCGGACATCATCATGGTCATGACCACGATCACGCTCATGGTCATTCGCACGGCCACGACAACAATCTTCGCTCGGCTTATTTCCACGTTCTCGCCGACGCGCTGACGTCGGTGCTCGCGATCGCGGCGCTGCTCGCCGGACGCTATCTCGGGCTGGGGTGGATGGACCCGGCGATGGGGATCGTCGGCGCGCTGGTGATCGCGCGCTGGTCGTGGGGCCTGATGCGCGACACGGCCGCGATATTGCTCGACGAGACCGACGACCGGCTGGCGGCAGAGCTGCGCAGCCGGATCGCTGCGATCGACGGCCTGCGCGTAGCCGACCTGCACGTCTGGCGCGTCGGCCCCGAGGCGCGGGCCGCTATTCTTGAGGTCGAGGGCGCCCTGTCGGCGGCCGAGGTTCGTACCCGGCTCGGCGATCTCGGTCCGATCGCGCATCTGACGATCGCGGTGCGCTGA
- a CDS encoding SDR family NAD(P)-dependent oxidoreductase, which yields MDLGIDGKIALVAGAGRDLGRAVALGLAREGAHLLLGGRSADSLEETAAMVRDAGCKATVHAFDAADADSVAAAVGAMLERHGRIDLFANTVGPFPAREPDVAPPYGSDASWIAAFEGIFLTAARLNRAVIPAMKAAGQGAVVNVLANSVRHYSESTAQYGAMKAALAHLVKNLARDVAGSGVRVNAVLPGWIRTARLDAAIADEAAAAGVSPREIERRMMAGHGAAFWGQRMGEPGEYADAIVFLLSARASYINGALVPVDGGSQIA from the coding sequence ATGGACCTTGGTATCGACGGAAAGATCGCGTTGGTCGCGGGCGCGGGGCGCGACCTTGGCCGGGCGGTCGCGCTTGGGCTCGCGCGCGAGGGCGCGCATTTGCTGCTCGGCGGGCGCAGCGCCGACAGCCTTGAGGAAACGGCGGCGATGGTCCGCGACGCAGGCTGCAAGGCGACCGTCCATGCCTTCGACGCGGCGGATGCGGACAGCGTTGCTGCGGCGGTCGGCGCGATGCTCGAACGGCACGGCCGGATCGACCTGTTCGCGAACACCGTCGGACCCTTTCCGGCGCGCGAACCCGACGTCGCGCCGCCCTATGGCAGCGACGCGTCGTGGATCGCAGCCTTCGAGGGGATTTTCCTGACCGCCGCGCGCCTCAACCGGGCGGTGATCCCGGCGATGAAGGCGGCGGGGCAGGGGGCGGTGGTCAATGTGCTGGCCAATTCGGTGCGCCATTACAGCGAAAGCACCGCGCAATATGGCGCGATGAAGGCGGCGCTCGCGCATCTCGTCAAGAATCTCGCGCGCGATGTCGCGGGCAGCGGCGTGCGCGTCAACGCGGTGTTGCCGGGATGGATCCGCACCGCGCGGCTCGACGCTGCGATCGCCGACGAGGCCGCGGCGGCGGGCGTGTCGCCGCGCGAGATCGAGCGGCGGATGATGGCCGGGCACGGCGCCGCCTTCTGGGGGCAGCGCATGGGCGAACCCGGCGAATATGCCGACGCGATCGTCTTCCTGCTCTCCGCCCGCGCGAGCTATATCAATGGCGCGCTCGTTCCGGTGGATGGAGGCAGCCAGATCGCGTAA
- a CDS encoding GMC family oxidoreductase N-terminal domain-containing protein, which produces MTAPFNFGQLKFLKALTEALFHDADMVISADQVVANICDLFAKVGGTKLDEIRLSLTATELVLGGPFFTEDDIAGRAEKIRDRFQNSQIDLFQDMARLRGIVYACYYGHWHPGLEPGDQDANAANPVHRQIGFTLPKFRQRGAGEMPIEAVHGREIDPAHILDADTLGDEYDVIVLGSGAGGGVAAFNIAAQGYKVLVVEAGPFYPSHAITHHELDMVASLYKHGALQTSTNRDFVVFQGRCVGGSSTINNGICLRVNEPGRTHPDALDVLAKWASIGAPIDAAAFHASYDAVQTKLGIAKIEPRSGRHNGPHLLNGWAAYAAASSDPREQRAVADWFAKNFGPPFTPTACAYCGYCNSGCAYGRRMGIAQTYLPEACRDHGARILPGTKAERIVWQTAIDGRREAEAVKLILPDGSQRLVRARVGVVVACGTIASSKLLDRSDIDGTGYQVSLNVASPVVALMPDGVGGDAWDEDQMASYVDCGDFLLESHFQPPMSMASLMPGWFADHAARMQNFGRVHSAGILFPADRRGRVKDDKLEFRLDATDDLPVLRRAMATLTKVHFAAGAIECYPAVASGRKLTADMDIDAFFAREIREQDDITLSSSHPHGGNAINENPQYGVVDPRCRVHGTTNVLVTDASVFPSCIRVNAQWTTMAMAHYATGRSDPFG; this is translated from the coding sequence ATGACGGCACCGTTTAATTTCGGCCAACTCAAATTTCTGAAGGCGCTCACCGAGGCGTTGTTTCACGACGCCGATATGGTGATTTCGGCCGATCAGGTCGTCGCCAACATCTGCGACCTGTTTGCCAAGGTCGGCGGGACGAAGCTCGATGAAATCCGCCTGTCGCTGACCGCGACCGAGCTCGTGCTCGGCGGCCCCTTCTTCACCGAAGACGATATCGCGGGACGCGCGGAGAAGATCAGGGACCGGTTTCAGAACAGCCAGATCGACCTGTTTCAGGACATGGCCCGGCTGCGCGGCATCGTTTATGCCTGCTATTACGGGCATTGGCATCCGGGGCTCGAACCCGGCGATCAGGACGCCAATGCGGCGAACCCGGTGCATCGCCAGATCGGCTTTACCCTGCCCAAATTCCGCCAGCGCGGCGCGGGCGAGATGCCGATCGAAGCCGTGCACGGGCGCGAGATCGATCCGGCGCATATCCTCGATGCCGATACGCTCGGCGACGAATATGACGTGATCGTGCTCGGGTCGGGCGCTGGCGGCGGGGTCGCGGCGTTCAACATCGCGGCCCAAGGTTACAAGGTGCTGGTCGTCGAGGCGGGCCCTTTCTACCCCAGCCACGCGATTACCCATCACGAACTCGACATGGTCGCCAGCCTTTACAAGCATGGCGCTCTGCAGACATCGACCAACCGCGATTTCGTGGTCTTTCAGGGGCGCTGCGTCGGCGGATCGTCGACGATCAACAACGGGATATGTCTGCGCGTCAACGAGCCGGGGCGCACCCACCCCGACGCGCTCGACGTGCTGGCGAAATGGGCCAGCATCGGGGCGCCGATCGACGCTGCGGCCTTCCACGCCAGCTATGACGCGGTGCAGACAAAGCTCGGCATCGCGAAGATCGAACCGCGCAGCGGGCGGCACAACGGCCCGCACCTGCTGAACGGCTGGGCGGCCTATGCCGCCGCTTCTTCGGACCCGCGCGAGCAGCGCGCGGTCGCCGACTGGTTCGCGAAGAATTTCGGGCCGCCCTTCACGCCGACCGCCTGCGCCTATTGCGGCTATTGCAATTCGGGCTGCGCCTATGGCCGCCGCATGGGGATCGCGCAGACCTATCTGCCCGAGGCGTGCCGCGATCACGGCGCGCGCATCCTGCCGGGGACAAAGGCCGAGCGGATCGTCTGGCAGACCGCGATCGACGGGCGGCGCGAGGCCGAGGCGGTGAAGCTGATCCTCCCCGACGGATCGCAACGCCTCGTCCGCGCCCGGGTCGGGGTGGTCGTCGCGTGCGGGACGATCGCTTCGTCGAAGCTGCTCGACCGCAGCGATATCGACGGCACCGGCTATCAGGTCTCGCTCAACGTCGCTTCGCCGGTCGTCGCATTGATGCCCGACGGCGTCGGCGGCGATGCGTGGGACGAGGACCAGATGGCGAGCTATGTCGATTGCGGCGACTTCCTGCTCGAAAGCCATTTTCAGCCGCCGATGTCGATGGCGTCGCTGATGCCCGGCTGGTTCGCCGATCATGCGGCGCGGATGCAGAATTTCGGCCGCGTCCATTCGGCGGGCATCTTGTTCCCCGCCGACCGGCGCGGCCGGGTGAAGGACGACAAGCTCGAATTCCGGCTCGATGCGACCGACGACCTGCCGGTGCTGCGCCGCGCGATGGCGACATTGACCAAGGTGCATTTCGCCGCCGGCGCGATCGAATGCTATCCGGCGGTCGCGAGCGGACGAAAGTTGACCGCGGATATGGATATCGACGCCTTTTTCGCGCGCGAGATTCGCGAACAGGACGATATCACCCTGTCGAGCAGCCATCCGCACGGCGGCAATGCGATCAACGAGAACCCGCAATATGGCGTCGTCGATCCCCGCTGCCGGGTCCACGGGACGACCAACGTCCTCGTTACCGACGCCAGCGTTTTCCCGAGCTGCATTCGCGTCAATGCGCAGTGGACGACGATGGCGATGGCGCACTATGCGACCGGACGGAGCGATCCCTTCGGATAA
- a CDS encoding rhodanese-related sulfurtransferase, with protein MSYTVAALYRFAPFDDPAALRQPLLDLCAAHGVKGTLLLAREGINGTIAASAEGIAAMIAHIRALPDCAGLDVKYAFAAAMPFQRMKVRLKKEIVTMKVPGLDPARNAAPYVDPADWNALVDDPDTVLIDTRNAFEVGYGSFSGAVDPQTGSFGDFPDWWRAHAAEFAGKRIAMFCTGGIRCEKSTAFLRSEGVEDVVHLKGGILAYLEQVPEAESRWHGSCFVFDERVSVGHGLVEVGEQE; from the coding sequence ATGTCATACACCGTCGCCGCCCTTTACCGTTTCGCGCCGTTCGACGACCCCGCCGCGCTGCGCCAGCCGTTGCTAGACCTTTGCGCTGCCCATGGCGTCAAGGGCACGCTGCTGCTGGCGCGCGAAGGTATCAACGGCACGATCGCGGCCAGCGCGGAAGGAATAGCCGCGATGATCGCCCATATCCGGGCGTTGCCCGATTGCGCCGGCCTCGACGTCAAATATGCTTTCGCCGCCGCGATGCCCTTCCAGCGCATGAAGGTTCGGCTGAAGAAGGAAATCGTGACGATGAAGGTGCCGGGGCTCGACCCCGCACGCAATGCGGCGCCCTATGTCGATCCCGCCGACTGGAACGCGCTGGTCGACGATCCCGATACGGTGCTGATCGACACGCGCAATGCCTTCGAGGTCGGCTACGGCAGCTTTTCCGGCGCGGTCGATCCGCAGACCGGAAGCTTCGGCGATTTCCCCGACTGGTGGCGTGCCCATGCTGCCGAATTCGCGGGCAAGCGCATCGCGATGTTCTGCACCGGCGGCATCCGCTGCGAAAAATCGACGGCCTTCCTCCGCAGCGAGGGCGTCGAGGATGTCGTCCACCTCAAGGGCGGCATTCTCGCCTATCTCGAACAGGTGCCCGAGGCGGAGAGCCGCTGGCACGGAAGCTGTTTCGTCTTCGACGAACGGGTGAGCGTCGGACACGGGCTCGTCGAAGTCGGCGAGCAGGAGTAG
- a CDS encoding class I SAM-dependent methyltransferase gives MASWWERHGVPRLIKCACSQGQIMKLRSKIVPHAQGDVLELGCGGGINIEFYAPKRIASFTGLDPSPELLAMSRAAAQARGMTADIRGGVGEAMPFESARFDTVVTTFTLCSVADQAAVLAEIRRVLKPGGTALFLEHGEAPDPGVAKWQRRIEPVWKRIGGNCHLTRPIADAYERAGFSVDRRGAAYVPKTPRPFGWTEYGTARAAG, from the coding sequence ATGGCGAGTTGGTGGGAGCGTCACGGGGTACCGAGGCTGATCAAATGCGCCTGCTCGCAGGGGCAGATCATGAAGCTGCGCAGCAAGATCGTGCCGCATGCACAGGGCGACGTGCTCGAACTCGGCTGCGGCGGCGGCATCAACATTGAATTTTACGCGCCGAAGCGAATCGCAAGTTTCACCGGGCTCGATCCCTCGCCCGAATTGCTGGCGATGAGCCGCGCGGCGGCGCAGGCGCGCGGCATGACCGCCGACATCCGGGGCGGCGTCGGCGAAGCGATGCCGTTCGAAAGCGCGCGCTTCGACACCGTCGTCACCACCTTCACTCTCTGCTCGGTCGCCGACCAGGCCGCGGTGCTCGCCGAGATCCGCCGCGTGCTCAAGCCCGGCGGGACCGCGCTGTTCCTCGAACATGGCGAGGCGCCCGACCCGGGCGTCGCGAAATGGCAGCGCCGAATCGAGCCGGTATGGAAGCGAATCGGCGGCAATTGCCACCTGACCCGGCCGATCGCCGACGCCTATGAACGCGCAGGATTTTCGGTCGACCGGCGTGGCGCCGCCTATGTTCCCAAGACGCCGCGTCCGTTCGGCTGGACCGAATATGGTACAGCACGCGCCGCAGGCTGA
- the trxB gene encoding thioredoxin-disulfide reductase, whose translation MAAVHHTKMLILGSGPAGLSAAIYAARAGMMPIVVQGLQPGGQLTITTDVENYPGFAEVIQGPWLMEQMTAQATHVGTSMIWDTIVDVDLSQRPFKLTGDGGDVYMAETLVIATGAQAKWLGVEGEQELGGKGVSACATCDGFFYRGKKVVVIGGGNTAVEEALYLTNHSDDVTLIHRRDHLRAEKILQDRLFANPKIKVLWNKRVDRFVAGEGVSGLVGVDLIDTVTGEASHEPTDGGFVAIGHSPSTELFKGKLPLDADGYLEVTPGTSLTSIPGVFAAGDVTDKVYRQAVTAAGMGCMAALDAERFLAEAEYHALVDA comes from the coding sequence ATGGCCGCCGTCCACCACACCAAGATGCTCATCCTCGGCTCGGGCCCTGCCGGCCTGTCCGCCGCCATCTATGCCGCGCGCGCCGGCATGATGCCGATCGTCGTGCAGGGGCTGCAGCCGGGCGGCCAGCTGACGATCACCACCGATGTCGAAAACTACCCGGGTTTCGCCGAGGTGATCCAGGGCCCGTGGCTGATGGAACAGATGACCGCGCAGGCGACGCATGTCGGCACCAGTATGATCTGGGACACGATCGTCGATGTCGACCTGTCGCAGCGGCCGTTCAAACTGACCGGCGACGGCGGCGACGTCTATATGGCCGAAACGCTGGTGATCGCGACCGGGGCGCAGGCGAAATGGCTGGGCGTCGAGGGCGAGCAGGAACTGGGCGGCAAGGGCGTGTCGGCCTGCGCCACCTGCGACGGCTTTTTCTATCGCGGCAAGAAGGTCGTGGTAATCGGCGGCGGCAACACTGCGGTCGAGGAAGCGCTCTACCTCACCAACCATAGCGACGACGTGACGCTGATCCACCGCCGCGACCACTTGCGCGCCGAGAAGATTTTGCAGGATCGGCTCTTCGCCAATCCAAAGATCAAGGTCCTGTGGAACAAGCGCGTCGACCGTTTCGTCGCGGGTGAGGGCGTTTCAGGCCTTGTCGGCGTCGACCTGATCGACACGGTGACCGGCGAAGCAAGCCACGAGCCGACCGACGGCGGCTTCGTCGCGATCGGCCACAGTCCATCGACCGAGCTGTTCAAGGGCAAGCTGCCGCTCGACGCCGATGGCTATCTGGAGGTCACGCCGGGGACTTCGCTGACTTCGATCCCCGGCGTGTTCGCCGCGGGCGACGTCACCGACAAGGTCTATCGGCAGGCGGTCACCGCGGCGGGCATGGGCTGCATGGCGGCGCTCGACGCCGAACGCTTCCTCGCCGAAGCCGAATATCACGCGCTGGTCGACGCCTAG
- a CDS encoding hydrolase 1, exosortase A system-associated, which produces MRHRLTFACDGAMLAATLDEAPGTTGLLIVSGGNEIRSGAHRGMAMLAGRVAAAGYPVFRFDRRGIGDSEGANGGYTNSGPDIAAAIAAFRDAAPQLTRIVAFGNCDAASALLLHQPLALDALLLANPWTYESDEAEAEAPALPPASAIRARYLSRLKDPKSLLRLFKGEIDIAKLFRGIAALGKPAAPAAPDGLPARLDAALAGLACPATILLATGDRTAQAFIENCRTDNLSIERLASPSHSFAGDDADWLFQRIQAALAGSIRTALAD; this is translated from the coding sequence ATGCGGCATCGGCTGACCTTTGCCTGCGACGGCGCCATGCTCGCCGCGACGCTCGACGAAGCGCCGGGGACGACCGGCCTGCTGATCGTCTCGGGCGGCAACGAAATCCGCAGCGGCGCGCACCGCGGCATGGCGATGCTCGCCGGGCGGGTGGCGGCGGCCGGCTATCCGGTGTTCCGCTTCGACCGCCGCGGCATCGGCGACAGCGAAGGCGCGAACGGCGGCTATACGAACAGCGGCCCCGACATCGCGGCGGCGATTGCCGCGTTTCGCGACGCGGCGCCGCAGCTCACCCGCATCGTCGCATTCGGCAATTGCGATGCCGCGAGTGCGCTGCTGCTTCATCAGCCCCTGGCGCTCGACGCCCTGCTCCTCGCCAACCCCTGGACTTATGAGAGCGACGAAGCCGAGGCGGAAGCGCCGGCATTGCCGCCCGCCTCGGCGATCCGCGCGCGCTATCTGTCGCGGTTGAAGGACCCGAAGAGCCTGCTGCGGCTGTTCAAGGGCGAAATCGATATCGCCAAGCTCTTCCGCGGAATTGCGGCACTCGGGAAACCGGCGGCACCCGCCGCCCCGGACGGTCTGCCGGCGCGCCTCGATGCAGCGCTTGCCGGGCTGGCCTGCCCCGCGACGATCCTGCTCGCGACCGGCGACCGGACGGCGCAGGCGTTTATCGAAAATTGCCGGACCGACAACTTGTCGATCGAACGCCTCGCCAGCCCGTCGCACAGCTTCGCCGGCGATGATGCCGACTGGCTGTTCCAGCGGATTCAGGCCGCCCTCGCGGGCTCGATTCGGACCGCCCTCGCGGACTAG
- a CDS encoding acyl carrier protein translates to MTDHINVDATLRALLADVLGLGEERAAALTADGGLFGELPEFDSMAVATVLTEMEDRLGILIDDDEIDGEIFETYGNLLAFSERKVAG, encoded by the coding sequence GTGACCGATCACATCAATGTCGATGCCACCTTGCGCGCGCTGCTCGCCGATGTTCTCGGCCTCGGCGAAGAGCGCGCCGCTGCGCTGACCGCCGACGGCGGCCTCTTCGGCGAGCTGCCCGAGTTCGATTCGATGGCAGTGGCGACGGTGCTCACCGAGATGGAGGACCGCCTCGGCATCCTCATCGACGATGACGAGATCGACGGTGAAATCTTTGAAACCTACGGCAATCTCCTCGCCTTCTCCGAACGCAAGGTCGCCGGCTGA
- a CDS encoding GNAT family N-acetyltransferase has product MAADARATGFASPFDRGEWFDLLEAHGFAGAGRVDARGTSDGVVAWLPLRCEGPGHFAGLTNWYSFSIRPLFRGSGDRTAALADLFGKLREQAARVSLYPVPDADRAAIADALRAAGWWVKALPTGDRHWLDLSDMDHHGWWDSRPGALKNTVKRKAKKGVVDIALFDVFDADAWAAYEQIYAASWKPEEGDPALLRAFAEAESARGTFRMGLARIAGEPVAAQYWTVEDGTAFIHKLAHVEDSLKASPGTLLSAALFRHVIEVDGVKRIDFGTGNDAYKRDWMNRHEPLWRIEAFNPSRIAAWGPALKAFGRSMLGKDT; this is encoded by the coding sequence GTGGCAGCGGATGCGCGCGCCACGGGCTTTGCCTCGCCCTTCGACCGCGGCGAATGGTTCGACCTGCTCGAAGCGCATGGCTTCGCGGGCGCCGGCCGTGTTGATGCTCGCGGCACCAGCGACGGCGTCGTCGCCTGGCTGCCACTTCGCTGCGAAGGGCCAGGGCATTTCGCGGGCCTCACCAACTGGTACAGCTTCTCGATCCGGCCACTTTTCCGCGGTTCCGGGGATCGCACGGCCGCGCTCGCCGACCTGTTCGGCAAGCTGCGCGAACAGGCCGCTCGCGTGTCGCTCTATCCCGTGCCCGATGCCGACCGCGCCGCGATCGCCGATGCGCTGCGTGCCGCCGGCTGGTGGGTGAAGGCGCTTCCGACCGGCGACCGCCACTGGCTCGACCTCTCCGATATGGATCATCATGGCTGGTGGGACAGCCGCCCCGGCGCGCTCAAGAATACGGTGAAGCGCAAGGCGAAGAAGGGCGTCGTCGATATCGCGCTGTTCGACGTCTTCGATGCCGACGCATGGGCCGCCTATGAGCAAATCTATGCCGCAAGCTGGAAACCCGAGGAAGGCGACCCCGCCCTGCTGCGCGCCTTTGCCGAGGCCGAGAGCGCGCGCGGCACCTTTCGCATGGGGCTCGCACGGATCGCGGGCGAGCCGGTGGCGGCGCAATATTGGACGGTCGAGGACGGCACCGCCTTCATCCACAAGCTCGCGCATGTCGAGGACAGCCTGAAGGCCTCGCCCGGCACCTTGCTCTCGGCCGCGCTCTTCCGTCATGTGATCGAGGTCGACGGCGTGAAGCGCATCGATTTCGGCACCGGCAACGACGCCTACAAGCGCGACTGGATGAACCGCCACGAACCGCTGTGGCGGATCGAGGCTTTCAATCCATCGCGCATCGCGGCATGGGGACCGGCACTGAAGGCTTTTGGCCGCTCCATGCTGGGGAAAGATACGTGA